In Candidatus Kaistella beijingensis, a genomic segment contains:
- a CDS encoding DUF2202 domain-containing protein, which yields MKIFKLIMLSSALFSLQFCSRDNSEETNYANLSAQEKNDLLFSFEEEKMARDTYIFLNNKWGISQFANIQNSEQSHMNAVENLLKKYNITYQILPQGQFSDANLQTLYNQLTAQGSLSKNQAFQAGAIIEDVDIDDLETLKQHTTNATIVSVYNKLECGSRNHLRSFVSGITNLGDTYTPQFISTTEFQSIMNSANEQCGN from the coding sequence ATGAAAATTTTTAAACTTATAATGCTCAGTTCTGCGCTTTTCTCACTCCAATTTTGCAGTAGAGATAACAGCGAAGAAACCAATTACGCAAACCTTTCCGCACAGGAAAAAAATGATTTGCTCTTCAGTTTTGAGGAAGAAAAAATGGCGAGAGATACCTATATTTTTCTCAATAACAAATGGGGAATTTCGCAGTTTGCCAATATTCAGAACAGCGAACAGTCGCATATGAACGCCGTGGAGAATTTATTGAAAAAATACAATATTACTTATCAAATTTTACCACAGGGACAGTTCAGCGACGCAAATTTACAGACTTTATACAATCAGTTGACAGCACAGGGAAGTCTATCAAAAAATCAAGCATTTCAAGCAGGAGCAATCATTGAAGATGTTGATATTGACGACCTTGAAACTCTAAAACAGCATACCACAAACGCAACCATTGTTTCTGTTTATAATAAATTAGAATGCGGTTCGCGCAACCATTTGCGAAGTTTTGTTTCAGGAATTACCAATTTGGGTGATACTTACACACCACAATTTATTTCTACCACAGAATTTCAGTCCATCATGAATTCTGCAAATGAACAGTGCGGAAATTAA
- a CDS encoding cytochrome b — MEKYSKKTIAIHWISVVLIALMIFTGKFWKDIDGNSYSLLIVHFIIGMLVALLTIWRVVIHFKGNRPAPLKTNSDLRNKIIIWVQYIFYLVIFILALSGMLMLLKGGYLQAVLDGDMNFTLDEENCHGLHIHEAMVKVFFVLLFAHIAGAFSYIYQYKHNIFKRIF, encoded by the coding sequence ATGGAAAAATACAGTAAAAAAACAATTGCAATTCATTGGATTTCAGTTGTTTTAATCGCCTTGATGATTTTTACGGGAAAATTTTGGAAAGATATTGATGGAAATTCTTACTCTCTGCTCATTGTACATTTTATCATAGGAATGTTAGTCGCACTTTTAACGATTTGGAGAGTTGTTATTCATTTTAAAGGAAATAGACCTGCTCCATTGAAAACTAATAGTGATTTACGCAACAAAATTATTATTTGGGTGCAGTATATTTTTTACCTCGTAATATTTATTTTGGCTTTGTCAGGAATGTTGATGTTGTTGAAAGGCGGTTATTTGCAGGCGGTTTTGGATGGTGATATGAATTTCACTTTGGACGAAGAAAACTGTCACGGTTTACATATACACGAAGCGATGGTAAAAGTGTTTTTCGTGCTTCTGTTTGCTCATATTGCGGGCGCATTTTCCTACATTTACCAATACAAGCACAATATTTTTAAAAGAATATTTTAG
- a CDS encoding TolC family protein, which produces MRKYFFTGLALLSFLAFQAQEVVTISKKDLEQKINDQNLQLKLSEAEINSAKADLLMSRAMYLPNVTASYTGISTNNPLMAFGSKLNQERVEMADFNPANLNDPKNIFNFATKLEVQQPIFNKDAVYQKKAGEVKVEVLKLKQERTKDYLQFELNKAYMQLQMAYKALEVLENAKNTVLANKKVIDNYFKNGMIQKSDVLDMNVRVSEIDNQIQYAKSNVRNASDYLYFLLNENSENKVFKPSEKLQYQENMLSQNPQLKNDRKDLQAYQKSLEAYDYMIKSSKAKFLPKVNAFGSFEMYDNKPYEFNANGYLVGVQVAWNVFDGLKSKSEIEKYKADLQKSQTEIEQYQKQSTLELNKSYRQVLDADNKVNLSKLAWEQTAEAYRIHKNRYEQGLEKASDLLNAETQMSKKELEYQQAIFEYNTALEYYKFLEK; this is translated from the coding sequence ATGAGGAAATACTTTTTTACAGGATTGGCGTTGCTATCTTTTTTGGCGTTTCAAGCGCAGGAAGTAGTAACCATTTCCAAAAAAGATTTGGAACAGAAAATAAACGACCAAAATCTACAACTCAAACTTTCCGAAGCCGAAATTAATTCTGCAAAAGCCGATTTGTTGATGAGCAGAGCAATGTATTTGCCGAATGTAACCGCTTCTTACACGGGAATTTCTACCAATAATCCGTTGATGGCGTTTGGTTCTAAACTCAATCAGGAGCGTGTAGAAATGGCGGATTTCAACCCTGCAAATCTGAACGATCCCAAAAACATTTTCAATTTCGCCACAAAATTGGAAGTTCAGCAACCGATTTTCAACAAAGATGCAGTCTATCAAAAAAAAGCAGGCGAAGTGAAAGTGGAAGTCCTCAAACTGAAACAGGAACGCACCAAAGATTATCTTCAATTTGAACTCAACAAAGCATATATGCAACTTCAGATGGCGTACAAAGCATTGGAAGTTTTGGAAAATGCGAAGAATACAGTTCTTGCCAATAAAAAAGTGATTGACAATTATTTTAAAAACGGAATGATACAAAAATCCGATGTTTTGGATATGAATGTGCGGGTTTCCGAGATAGACAACCAAATTCAGTACGCCAAATCAAATGTGCGCAACGCTTCTGATTATCTCTATTTTTTGTTGAATGAAAATTCTGAAAATAAAGTATTCAAACCAAGCGAAAAATTGCAGTATCAGGAAAATATGTTGAGCCAAAACCCTCAACTCAAGAATGATAGAAAAGATTTGCAGGCTTACCAAAAATCTTTGGAAGCGTACGATTATATGATAAAATCTTCAAAAGCCAAATTTTTGCCTAAAGTGAACGCATTCGGAAGTTTTGAAATGTACGACAACAAACCTTATGAATTCAACGCGAATGGTTATTTGGTGGGAGTTCAAGTTGCGTGGAATGTTTTTGACGGCTTAAAATCCAAAAGCGAAATAGAAAAATACAAAGCCGATTTGCAAAAATCCCAAACCGAAATTGAGCAATATCAAAAACAAAGCACCTTGGAACTCAACAAATCATACCGACAAGTTTTGGATGCCGACAACAAAGTCAATCTCTCAAAATTAGCGTGGGAACAAACCGCGGAAGCCTACAGAATTCACAAAAACCGTTACGAACAAGGTTTAGAAAAAGCATCCGATTTACTAAACGCCGAAACCCAAATGTCCAAAAAGGAATTGGAATATCAGCAAGCCATTTTTGAGTACAATACCGCT